From the genome of Triticum aestivum cultivar Chinese Spring chromosome 3B, IWGSC CS RefSeq v2.1, whole genome shotgun sequence, one region includes:
- the LOC123064986 gene encoding dof zinc finger protein DOF3.1: protein MDQLEAEEVVVRAPAPTAASGGVRRAGEPERLAQCPCPRCESTDTKFCYYNNYNLSQPRHFCKGCRRYWTRGGALRNVPVGGATRKPNGSPAGVRRKRPSHSHSNSHHAASSQAAPVVPLSVSAPAPLPLPLLPPPQPQPQQYELTFLPPSLSAVDPDRRLLDLGGSFSSLLAPPAPLLPNFATSFVFGGAGAGMAMAHAHVPALPQPAPVVSQALPESFWGMGWPDLSI from the coding sequence ATGGACCAgctggaggcggaggaggtggtcgTCAGGGCGCCGGCGCCCACGGCGGCGTCCGGCGGGGTGAGGAGGGCCGGGGAGCCGGAGAGGCTGGCGCAGTGCCCCTGCCCGCGCTGCGAGTCCACCGACACCAAGTTCTGCTACTACAACAACTACAACCTCTCGCAGCCGCGCCACTTCTGCAAGGGCTGCCGCCGCTACTGGACGCGCGGGGGCGCGCTCCGCAACGTGCCCGTCGGCGGCGCCACGCGCAAGCCCAACGGCAGCCCCGCCGGCGTCCGCCGCAAGCGCCCATCCCACTCCCACTCCAACTCCCACCACGCCGCCTCCTCTCAGGCCGCGCCGGTCGTCCCGCTCTCGGTCTCCGCGCCCGCGCCGCTCCCGCTGCCGCTgctcccgccgccgcagccgcagccgcagcagtaCGAGCTGACCTTCCTGCCGCCGTCCCTTTCGGCGGTGGACCCCGACCGCCGCCTGCTCGACCTCGGCGGCAGCTTCAGCTCCCTGctcgcgccgcccgccccgctgctGCCCAACTTCGCCACCAGCTTCGTGTttggcggcgccggcgcggggaTGGCGATGGCACACGCTCACGTCCCTGCTCTGCCGCAGCCGGCGCCGGTGGTGTCGCAGGCGCTGCCGGagagcttctggggcatggggtgGCCGGACCTGTCCATCTAG